GGCACCCGCGTCTACAACGAGAAGGCCTGCGCGGGCGGCGCGCTCGGGACGCTCAAGGGCACCGACGTGATGCCGCTGCTCGTCCGGCTCGCCAAGGGCGTTTGAGCGGCGAGAGCGGGCCGGCTAGAAAGGGCGGCGGGCAATTGTCGGCGGCGGTACGCTCCGAACCTGTCTGCGCACTTCATCCAGCAGCGCTGTGAGCGACCGGGCCTGAGCTCTGCCGAGGCCCGACATCAGCGAGCGCACCAGCCGGAAGTGAATCGGGGCGAGCCAGCGGACAAAGCGGCGCCCCTTGTCCGTGAGCTCGACGAGGACGGCACGACGGTCGCTGGAGTCGGCAATCCGACGCACGAGCCGGTCCTTTGCAAGGCCGTCGACCAACCCGGTGATGTTCCCGGGGCTGACGACCAAGAGCTCCCCCAACTCTGACGCCATCAGCGCCTGGTCCTCGGAGAGAAAGAGCGCCATGAGGAGGTTCAGGCGGGCCGGCGTGAGATCGACCCGGCTTAGGAGGGAGACGGCGTAGTAATTCTTGATCTCAAGCGCGGTTCGCAGGATTGTCAGCGCGGCGTCGACGTAGTCCACGTCGACATCCGGCAGTCCGGAGGCCCTTTGCCTCAGGCCCTGGCGGAGCACGCCGAGGCCGTCCCGGAACGTCGATTCCGTTCTCCGTCGTGTCGGCAAGAGCGGCACCCGCTTGATTGTTGACGTCCAAAATACTACAAACCGTGAGGCTCTACGTCAAACGCAGGGTCGCTTGACAACTCCCCGGTCGGGCGAATATTATTTGTGAGTCAATATTTTATATGTCAAATATATTTCCGAACGCAAAGACCGAGGCAACACATCATGCGCCCGGAGGTAAGGACCGCAATGCGAGGACCGGAACCGACGCGAAGCGACATCAACAGAGAGACGTTCGATGCCGGTCCCGGAGGACCCGAGGTCGCGGTGGCCGGCGGCGGCCCGACCGGACTCTGGCTGGCGTGCGAGCTGGCGCTGGCCGGCGTACGCGTCACCGTCCTGGAACGGCTCGCCGAGCCGACGGGACTATCCAAGGCACTGGGTCTCCAGGCCCGTTCTATGGAGATGCTCGAGCATCGCGGCATTCTCGATCGCTTTACCGTCGGCAACCCGGCGCCGCCCTTCCTGAACTTTGCCATGTTTCCCTTGGATCTTCGCAAACTCGACTTCCCGCATCCCTACGGCGTCGTCGTCCCGCAGGCGCGCGTCGAGGCGCTGCTCGAGGAGCGCGCGAGGGAACTGGGGGCAGAGATCCGGCGCGGCCACGAGGTCGTCGAGCTGCGCCAGAGTGAACAGGGCGTCACGGTTACGGTCCAAACCGCGTCTGGGAGGTATGAGTTGCCGGCCCAATACTTGGCCGGCTGCGACG
The sequence above is drawn from the bacterium genome and encodes:
- a CDS encoding FAD-dependent monooxygenase — encoded protein: MRGPEPTRSDINRETFDAGPGGPEVAVAGGGPTGLWLACELALAGVRVTVLERLAEPTGLSKALGLQARSMEMLEHRGILDRFTVGNPAPPFLNFAMFPLDLRKLDFPHPYGVVVPQARVEALLEERARELGAEIRRGHEVVELRQSEQGVTVTVQTASGRYELPAQYLAGCDGGHSAVRKHLGVAFPGLEPTIIGRMGDVKLSAGALESLQQGVPALAGRDFGIARTNTGNFAVVPLGSGVYRIAAIEWDQPSVDHDAPMALDELQAAIRRMINVDLSMRDPVWLSRPTDSSRLAE
- a CDS encoding MarR family transcriptional regulator, with protein sequence MDYVDAALTILRTALEIKNYYAVSLLSRVDLTPARLNLLMALFLSEDQALMASELGELLVVSPGNITGLVDGLAKDRLVRRIADSSDRRAVLVELTDKGRRFVRWLAPIHFRLVRSLMSGLGRAQARSLTALLDEVRRQVRSVPPPTIARRPF